From Geotalea uraniireducens Rf4:
TCCCGCCGCCCGATTTTCTGCATGCCACCATGCCATGGTTCAGAAATCAGGACGTCGGCATGGTCCAGACCCGCTGGAGCTTCTGCAATGCCGACCACTCCTGGTTCACCGGCATCCAGTCCCTCCTGCTCGGTCCGCATTTCAGCATCGAACACCGTGTGCGCTACCGGCAGGGGTTGTTCTTCAACTTCAACGGCACCGCCGGTGTCTGGCGCAGGAGCGCCATTGAGTCTGCCGGCGGCTGGCAGTCCGACACGGTCACCGAAGACCTGGATCTGAGCTACCGTGCACAGTTGGCCGGATGGCGCTTTGTCTATCGCGAAGAGTGCCAGGTGCCGTCCGAGCTGCCGGTGACCATGGCTGCACTGCGCAGCCAGCAGCAGCGCTGGGCCAAGGGTTCCATCCAGACCGCCCGCAAGATTCTGCCGCGGTTGTTGCAGGAGCGCTTGCCGCCGGCCGTAAAGATCGAGGCAATGGCCCATCTGATGGCCAATATCTACTGGCTTCTGGGCATGATCGTCATGCTGACCCTCTATCCGGCAGTTACCTGGCGGGTCGGCATCGGCCTGCACCAGGTCCTGCGCATCGATCTGCCGCTCTTCCTGGCCACCAGCGGGGCGATCATGAGCTACTTCCTGCTCTATTCCATCCGCAGCGGATCGAAGAGCCTGCTGCGGCATGTTGTGCTGCTGCCCGCCCTGACCATCGGGTTGGCCCCCAGCATCTCCCTTTCAGTGCTGAAGGGGTTGTTTCGCCCGGGCGGTGAGTTCGAGCGGACACCCAAATTCGGTGTGCGGGGACGTGAACGGATTCCGGGGCTGGCCTTCCTCTATCATCAGAAAAACCTTCCCTACATCTTCATGAACGGCGTGCTGTTCCTCTACTGCCTGCTGCCGGTAATCTTCGCCTGGCAGCGGGAAACCTGGTTCGCCGTGCCCCTGTTCCTGCTTTTTCCGTTCGGTTTTGCATTGGTACTGGCAAAAGATATCAGGGAATCGTTATTTTCGGCAAACTTGAGATAACAGACATGATAACCGGTTCTAAGTGCAATGCAGTTGCAACCTTGAGGGGAAATATTACTGACCGGGTTCTGCAGTTGGCTGCCGAGCACCGCTGAGAGCCCTGCTGAGAAGGTATGCCGTTAGCGGCGCCAGGAAGACCGCTGCCGTCACCTGCGGATTCTCGGTCCACTGCCCCAGGATGAAATAGGGGATCTGAACCTGGTACGTCAGGAAGACCGCCCAACAGAGTACCAGTCCGGCCGGACCTGCGCAGAACGGCAGAAATACCGCCAGGCAGAGGGCGTACCATGGTTGCAGGGTCGGGGTAAGCAGCAATAGCGCCATGGCGATGGCATAACAGGCTTCCATCGCCTGACGTAATCTGTTGACCGGTGATAGTCCGTGATTGATGCTGCCGGCCAAACGGAGAATGATTCCGACGGCAACCAGCAGAAAACAGGATGACAACAGCAGGCGGGCAATCGTTCCCGAGCCGGTCATGGTACGAAGCGTGTTGAAGGCAAAACCGGCAAATTCCCAATTGCGGGCATAGGCATCCAGGCTGGCGGTCATGTTGACCAAGTGCGGCAGGAACGGCAACACGAGTGCTGCCAGAGTCGCGATAAATCCGGCTGCAAAATGTCTGCGTCGCTCATTCGGGACCAGCAGAAACAGTACCGGCGTCAACACCAGGGGAAACAGCTTCACCAAGCCGGCGCAGGCCAGCAACGCTCCGGACAACAGAAACGGCCACCGCCGCGGAGCCGTCGCAGAAGCGCTCTGCCGATCCATTGCAAGCAGGCAGAAGGAACCTATCAGCATGGCAAGACCTGCTCCGTCCACGTGCCCAGACCCGGCGATCTCCAGCACCGGCAGTGGATTCCATGCATAGAGTACAGCCCGCCATGCCGGCATCTCAAGCCGCTTCAACAGCATAACCAACAGGGCGCACAGTCCCAGGTCGAGCAGCGCCAGAAAAGCCTTGAGGCCTGTGATGGTTCCACCAGTCGCTGCTCCCCCGGCAAACACCAACTGGGCCGTTGGTGGGTAAATGGTGACATAATCCGGGTGATTGATCATTGAGTGAACGGCTTTCAGTCCGGGCAGCGGCGTTATGACGGATGGCGAAGCGGCATAGGGATTGACTCCCCGCAGCAGGTTACTGCCATCCCACAGGTAGCGGTAGATGTCATCGGACAGTTGCGGCGGACTGAACAGGAACAACAGGCGCAACACGAGCCCCACAGCAAGGATGACGGCCGGCGACCAAAGGACCTTTGCGCGCTCTCCGCAATAGAGGGCAAGCGTCAACAGCGTCGCCATCAATGCCGTGACGCCAATCAGCAGCGGCACCGCCAGGCGTAACTCCGGCTGAACAGCAAGTATGCCACAGGAGGAGATCAGGAAGACAGGAAGTGCTACCGTAACAATATTTCCTGCAAGAGCCGTAATCGTTAGGTTTTTTTTGGCTGTAGCCATGACCGTCACGTATTTCCTAATCGTATTCAGCAGTTCTTGGCGTCTGTCCGTTACAATCGGTCTCAG
This genomic window contains:
- a CDS encoding glycosyltransferase — translated: MLSAIIPVLTAIHFAALLGLCLYGVHRLWLIYCLYMPKGSERSTPAPFAAPEEFPSVTVQLPLYNERFVAERLLDAAAGLDWPRERLEIQVLDDSDDDTCRLVDQRAAWWRKQGVAITVVRRTSRDGYKAGALANGLATAHGEYIAVFDADFIPPPDFLHATMPWFRNQDVGMVQTRWSFCNADHSWFTGIQSLLLGPHFSIEHRVRYRQGLFFNFNGTAGVWRRSAIESAGGWQSDTVTEDLDLSYRAQLAGWRFVYREECQVPSELPVTMAALRSQQQRWAKGSIQTARKILPRLLQERLPPAVKIEAMAHLMANIYWLLGMIVMLTLYPAVTWRVGIGLHQVLRIDLPLFLATSGAIMSYFLLYSIRSGSKSLLRHVVLLPALTIGLAPSISLSVLKGLFRPGGEFERTPKFGVRGRERIPGLAFLYHQKNLPYIFMNGVLFLYCLLPVIFAWQRETWFAVPLFLLFPFGFALVLAKDIRESLFSANLR
- a CDS encoding glycosyltransferase 87 family protein, which codes for MATAKKNLTITALAGNIVTVALPVFLISSCGILAVQPELRLAVPLLIGVTALMATLLTLALYCGERAKVLWSPAVILAVGLVLRLLFLFSPPQLSDDIYRYLWDGSNLLRGVNPYAASPSVITPLPGLKAVHSMINHPDYVTIYPPTAQLVFAGGAATGGTITGLKAFLALLDLGLCALLVMLLKRLEMPAWRAVLYAWNPLPVLEIAGSGHVDGAGLAMLIGSFCLLAMDRQSASATAPRRWPFLLSGALLACAGLVKLFPLVLTPVLFLLVPNERRRHFAAGFIATLAALVLPFLPHLVNMTASLDAYARNWEFAGFAFNTLRTMTGSGTIARLLLSSCFLLVAVGIILRLAGSINHGLSPVNRLRQAMEACYAIAMALLLLTPTLQPWYALCLAVFLPFCAGPAGLVLCWAVFLTYQVQIPYFILGQWTENPQVTAAVFLAPLTAYLLSRALSGARQPTAEPGQ